The following nucleotide sequence is from Komagataeibacter medellinensis NBRC 3288.
GAAGGTCTACCGTGAGTACTACAGCCGCCTGAGCGCGCGCATGGTGAAGGAACAGGTCAAGTTCCCCATCCCGACCTCCGTCAACCTGCTGGCCAATGGCCCCGCTGGCGCCCTGCAGATGAACATGGAGGAAAAACCCAGCGCCATCATCGCCGCGCAGGCGGCACAGCCTGATGATGCTGGCAAAAAGGATGCCGGGGCGGCACCGACCCTTCCGTCTCCGCAGGCCGGGCAGGCGACTGGCGCAACCCGTGGGAATGACCCCTCCCGTGAGTGACACGGCCCTGACGCCGCTGGCGCGGCTGGAGACGCCACTGCGCACAAATGGCTTTGCCTTCGTGCCCGCAGGCGACATGGAGCAACTGCTGGCACAGTACGGCCTATGTGGGTGGGCAAGTTTTGCGGCAAGCTGGAACCGGCTTGGTCTGGATCGCTACATGGCGGATGGCGGGCGCTACCGCCGCCGCCGCCATGCCACCTTTGCCATTGATACCGGGGGCATCCAGCGCAAAAAGCACCAGCCCCATTACCAAAGCCGGGACTACAACGAGCTCAATGGCGGGATAGAACGCTGGTTCCGCGCCATGGAGCCGGAGATAGGTACACACCCGGCACTTCTGGCCATCCTGCGCCTCATGCACCGGATCGTGACCGACATGAGCGATCCGGCCCACCTGCCCGATGTCTGGCATACCGAAGTCCACCAGTTCCGGATCGAGGCGCTGGACAACGCACCGGGCCAGCCCACGCCAGAAGGGCTGCATCGTGATGGCGTGGACTGGGTGATGGTTGTCATGATCCGGCGCGAGAACGTGATGTCTGGCGAAACCACGATCCATGACCTGCAACGCAGCCCGGTTGGTGGCTTCATGCTTGACCAGCCGCTTGATACGGCAGTGGTCAATGACAACCGTGTCTATCACGGGGTGACGGCAGTACGGCCGCTCGACCCCGCGCGCCCGGCGTACCGCGACGTACTGGTCGTGACTTTCCGCCACCAATGAAAGACATGACCCTACCGGGGCAGGTCAGGGCGTGGCGGCGCCTGTGCCTGCTGGCGGTGGGGACCATCGTGGCGGTGGGCGGCGGGCTCTACCTGTTCATCGTAATGGTGGACCCGTGGAACGTGCTGCCATTCTCCCCGCCGCTTGCACGCATACCCGTCACGTCAAATGCCCGTTACACCATGCCCGCCCTGGCACGGAACCCGCTCTTTGATTCCGTGGTGGTGGGCACCTCCACCAGCAGGTTGATGCAGCCCGCCATGCTGGACCGCGCACTGGGCGGGCATTTCCTCAACATGGCCATGAACAGCGCCAGCCCGTGGGAGCAGGAACGTGAGATGGACGCCTTCCTGCACAGTCACCGCGCTCCACGCACCGTCATGATCGGGGTTGATGCAGCCTGGTGCCACGAACGTCCCGGCAGTCTGACCACCCCCAACCGCCCTTGGCCGGAATGGATGTACGGCCACCCCGCATGGCAGGGCTACCTGCACATGGCCAGCCTGTACGCCCTGCAGGAAGCCGCCAACGAATTTTTGTGGATGACCGGACACAAGGCCCAGCGCTTTGGCACGGATGGGTATGCCAGCTTCGTGCCACCAGACAGCCAGTACGACCCCGTCCGCGTGGCCGCCATATTCGCGCACTGGGCACCGCCCAACACCGCACCAGCCCCACCCGGCATGGCGGACACGCCGCCCGCCAGCATGCGCCTGCTGGCCGCCATGCTGGAGCGCATGCCTGCCACCACACTTAAAATCGTGTGGTTCCCACCCGCATCCGCCACCCTGCACGGGCCGACCGGCAGCGTTGCCGCAGCGCGCCTGCAGGCATGCAGGCTGGGGGTAACGGCCCTTGCGGCCCGGACTCCCAATACCATCGCGCTGGATTTCAACCATGACAGCGCACTGACCCTGAACAGCGACAGTTTCTGGGACCCGCTCCATTACCGCATCCCCGTCGCCCATCGCGTGATCGCGGCGATCACCACGGCGGTGACGGGTAACGGCCAGCCCGATCCGGCGCTGGACATCCTGTACAAGCCCGCCCGGCACTAGGCTGCTGAAGACCGGGGGATACCAAAGCCATGCGCTGCCATCGCGGAGCCTCCCCGGCGGCGGGGCTTGTGCCGGGCGGGTCATCTGGTATGGAAAACAGGATAGCGTGAAATGCCCGTTCTGGTTACAGGCACACCGCAGGCATGGGGCCAGGGCACAGGATCGTCTTGTGCAGGCCGCCCCCGCGACCGGGCGGTCAGATTGCGGCACTGAGGTTGGAGAGGCTGGTGAATACGTCCGTCAATGGTGCGCCGCAATGGCATCTGCAGCCCGAGACGAACCGGACCCTTGTTGCCCTGTCGGGTAACTGGATCGCACAGGAAGGACGTGTCCCCGCCTTTCCCGAGAGCGGGCTGAAGGATGTACCGCAGGGCACTGCGCTGGCATTCGATACCGCACAGCTTGGCAAGTGGGACACGTCGCTGATCAGTTTCCTGTGGGAACTCA
It contains:
- a CDS encoding 2OG-Fe dioxygenase family protein, whose protein sequence is MTPPVSDTALTPLARLETPLRTNGFAFVPAGDMEQLLAQYGLCGWASFAASWNRLGLDRYMADGGRYRRRRHATFAIDTGGIQRKKHQPHYQSRDYNELNGGIERWFRAMEPEIGTHPALLAILRLMHRIVTDMSDPAHLPDVWHTEVHQFRIEALDNAPGQPTPEGLHRDGVDWVMVVMIRRENVMSGETTIHDLQRSPVGGFMLDQPLDTAVVNDNRVYHGVTAVRPLDPARPAYRDVLVVTFRHQ